In Verrucomicrobiota bacterium, the genomic stretch CGCTTCCCATGGCCGGTGGATCCAAGCGTCCGGCAGCCGAGCCAGCTCGGGTACGTACTTGCGAATGTAATCCCCGTGCGGATCAAATTTTTCACCCTGGCTGGCGGGATTAAAAATACGAAAGTAGGGTGCGGCATCCGCGCCGCAACCAGCGGTCCATTGCCAGCCCAGGGTGTTGTTGGCCAGATCGGCGTCCACCAGCGTATCCCAAAACCAGCGTGCGCCCGCCTGCCAGTCCAGCAACAGGTCCTTGACGAGGAACGATGCAACGACCATGCGCACCCGGTTATGCATCCAGCCGGTCTGCCAGAGCTCGCGCATGCCCGCATCCACCAACGGATACCCAGTACACCCCCGTTGCCAAGCCGCCAGCCACTCCCCGTTTTCGCGCCAGGGAAAATGCTTGAACTGCGGGCGCAGCGGTTCCGTGGGGGTATGCGGAAAGTGGAACAGCAGATGGTGCGCAAACTCCCGCCAGCCCACCTCGGCCAGGAACTGGCTCGTGCGCCAGGATTTTTCCGGAAGACCATTGCTCAAAGCATGGCGCCGCAATCCATGCCAGAGCTGGCGCGGGCTGATTTCGCCAAAGTGCAGATATGGGGAAAGCCGGGAGGTGCCTTCGCAATCAGGGCGGTTTCTTTGCTCGGAATAGGCCGCCAAGGCGCGGTTTAAAAAACGCTGCACCGCTTTTTCCGCGTTTGCGCTGCCCGGTTGCCAGGCGGCGCGCAGGCCGGACGGCCAGTTGTTTTTCGGCTCCAACGCCAGGGCGGACAACGACAAAGAATCCGGCCAGTGTGAGGGCGCCGTTAACTGGCGCGGGGCGGGCAGGGGTTCGGGTGGTTCGCCCAAGGCCAGGCAGGTGCGCCAAAAGGGCGTGAACACCTGAAATGGTTTTCCTGATTTATTCCGGAGCGTTTCCGGCTCAAATAAAAGCGCGCCTGGATAACCATCGGCCTTAACGCCCTGGCCTGCCAACGCCGTTGCGATGTGGCGGTCGCGGGCCAGCATGGCCGGCTCGTAGCACCGGTTCCAAAACACCGCCGCCGCGCCCGTTTGGCGAATTAAGGACTGCAAACATTCCAAGCTCGCACCGCGCCGCACGATCAGGCGGGAACCCAGCGCGGCCAGCGCTTGCCCAAGGTGACCAAGCGATTGATGCAACCACCATTTACTGGCGCTGCCAGGTGACCAAGCCGCCGCTTCTTCCGAAGCCCAAATATATACTGGAATAACCGGGCCACCTTGCTGGACGGCGGCCTGCAAGGCAGGATTATCGGTCAATCGCAAATCCTGCCGAAACCATACGATGGCCGGTTTTGGCACGGCGGGCGTCAGTTCTTTTTGGCCGCCCATTGAATCGCTTGCGACACCAGCTTGCGATAGCTCGGGTTCGCATAGGCAACGTGGTCGTGCCCCAGTTGAAGATACACCACGCGAGCGGCTTCATATTGTTTGCACCAGGCAATGGTTTTGCTGCTGGTGGGCTCCTCGGTGGTCAACAGCGGATGAACCTCCGCGGCAACTTCAAAATTACCATAGGTTTCATCATGGGTTTTGAAATCGGCGACTCCCTGGGTGATGGGATGCCCGGGGTCCGCCACATGGACCAGGAAATCCACGTCATGTTTATAGGTGGAAAGTTGCGCCGTCGGCGGCCCGCCCGCTTTTTTCAGCACGTATTTGCCGCCAACAATCCTGGCGAATTCCGGCCAGTCCTGATAACTGGCCAGGGCGTGGTGCATGACCACCAACCCTTTTCCCTGTTTCAACAGGTTGATCAGATCCGCCTTGGCTTCCTCGGAAATTTTTTGCCACATGTCATAGCAAACAATTACATCATAGTCGCGGGCGGCTTCCGGGCGCAGCAGATCATGGGCTTTGTTCGTTGCATTGGTATGCGCGGCAACCGTGAACGTGAGCTTGGGATCGTCCTTGAAAACTTGGTAAAAGGGTTGCGCTTCAAATCCGTGCCCACCCACAACCAACAGCACCCGCACATTCTCGGCAGCGAGAAGGTTGGTGGAGAAAAGGACGTATAACAGCGCGAGCTTTAATCGTTTGCGTAACCAAAGACAGGTGTTTTTCATAGTTTTCAAGCGGCATTGAAGCATAAAAGCTTAAGGAGCGAAAGTGGAGAATTTTGAGAAATATGGGAAACCTATGGCAGGGTGTGCCCGGGGATGCTGCAAGTTGGTTTATTGGACATTGGGTTCAGCATGTAGATTCCATTGGCTGGGCAAACTGGTTTTGTGAAGATAATTTTCCCTGGCCCAAAAAGGTCAGCATCAGTCGGAGTGTCGCCGATCGTCTTTTTGTGTGCTAACGCCCATTCTTCCTTGGCTCCGTCAATGGTTCGCAAATGCTGAACGCAGACCAGCTTTAACCGATCCACCGGCGGAGGGCCTGCGATTTGCCAGCCAAACCAACCCAGTCTATTCCAACCGTGGGTTACGTTAAAAAAATAGGCTCCAAAAGCCAGGACGGCAATTGCGAACAACGTGCAATAAAACTGCCACGAATTGGTGGGGCGTGTTTTCATGGTTGCTTCACATACTTAAGCGTTGCCCCGATTCTACTCACCGGAGGATGAAAAGCAATTCCCGTTATCGCCGTCCATCCCAGCGGTACAGGAGGCTTTTGCCGAACCAATCGTCCTCCACGAACACGAGTTATTCTCCATTGGCACGGCGGTAGGCGCGCATGCCCCAGGCGATGTCAATCTGGGCCGGACCGGTCTGCACCTCGGGGCCGGGGCGGAACCAGCCGACGGGTTTGCCGTCGGTCTTGGAGTACACGTAACAGGTCTGGGTATTCTCGCGAAATTTTTCATCGCAATGGCTGGTCTGGCAGAAGACGTAATCGCCCGCCACATCCAGCGCGGTGATGAAGCGATCCTTGTGATGTCCGCCCTTGGCATAAAGCAGGTCTTCGGCGAGCCACGTGGGTTTCCCGGGGCCCTGGCTCCACAGGTCATAGCGCGCCACCACGCGGCCAATGCCTTTGCCCCAAAGGTTGCTGGAGTTCGGGTAAGCAGCTGTGTAGCCGGAGAGAATCATCGTATCAGCGGAGGAATCGTACTCGGCGCGGCGCAGCAGCGTGAAGGGCGCGGGTATGGGTGTAAGGGAGGCGTGCGCGAAACATCTCACGGCAGCGGGGGGAATCCAGCCTTTTCAACCTGAAGCGGACTGCGGCAGCATAAATTGTAAAGCGGTCCCCTTGCGCGATCTCAGCACCTTTGACCATGGGGCCACCACTTTAGGAGGGTAGTTCGGGCCCGGTATATTTCCGTCCTGTGAGTTCGCTAAAAAGTCTGCTTGTGTGCTGGATGAATTCGCCCAACTCGGTAGCATCAGGTGGTTGGTCATCAAATCCAGGATATCGGTCGGCAATGTATTCGGTTGCGAGCACATCCGCAGTCTCCTCAAACCAAGCGCAATCAATTCCGTACGTAAGCAACGCTGTGCTGAGGGCGCCGAGATCGTGTGTTTTTTGCAGGACCCATCCTGCTGCAACCAACCGTCCTTTCATGGTTTTTTCCGCGCACTGCTGCAAATGGAAAAGACAATCCACAAAGTCCGGCTCGGCGTACCGCCGATACGCCCGGCCCAGGTCTTTTTCCGCCAAATCAAACCAGTGCTGGGGATTCTTTGGATCGGTTTGCATATACTTGAATTCCCCGCTGACAAACATCACCGAAAAGCCCGAACGGTTCCGCGCACTCCCGCAGCCAGCGACTTTTGGAAATCGCCATGACATCCGTGGGAATACCGCTGTGCAACCGACGAATTGCGCGATAACAGGCAAGGTTGGGGCGTGGCAGCCCGTGGTCATCAGCCAGAACTATCAGCAAATCCAGATCGCTATCCGGCCTGGCTTCACCACGGGCACATGAGCCGAATAGCCAAACTTCTTCGACCGGCAGGGCGTGCCGTAACGCGGCCAGCGAACGCGACAAAAAACCCTCGGCTTTTGGTCCAAAAATCCGGGTCAAATCCACAGTTGTCGTGGTCGCGGTCACAGCGTCAATTTACCAGCGGGCTAGAGCAAAATCAAGTTGTTCCTGAAAAAACACACGGATCTACGGCTTATCTGCCCTATTTTATCACTTTCACGCTGCCCGTGATTTCGCTCACATCCTGAAGTTCCTTGCGCTGCATGAATTCACGGATGCCTGCGATCACGTTGAGCGGCGTCTGCGGCTCGTAAAAATTCGCCGTGCCCACGGCCACTGCGGTTGCACCGGCCATCAGGAACTCAATGGCGTCTGCCGCACTTTGGATGCCGCCCATGCCGATGATGGGAATTTTCACCGCCTTCGACACCTCCCAGACGAGCTTGATGGCAATGGGCTTGATGCACGGCCCGGTAAGTCCACCAGTGATGTTGGCCAGCTTGGGCTTGCGCGTCTCGATATCAATCGCCATCGCGGGAAAACTGTTGGTGACCGCGAGCGCGTCACTCCCTGCGTCCTCGGCGGCTTTGGCAAGCGTCGCGATGTTCGGCACATTGGGGCTCAGCTTTGTGATCAGCGGCAGCGTGGTGACCTGACGACAGGCTGTCACCACTTGGCTCAGTAATTTTGCATCCGTGCCAAACTGCGCGCCGCCCTCCTTGATGTTCGGACAAGACACATTCAGTTCCAGCGCGCCCACGCCGCCCAGGGAGTCAAAGCGACGCGCTACGGCCGCGTATTCCTCAACCGTGGTGCCCCAGATGTTGATGATGGTGGGGACTTTCAAGGTTTTTAGAAACGGCCAGTACTTCTTGATGAAGCCCTCCACGCCCGGTCCTTGCAGGCCAATGGCATTGAGCATGCCGCTAGTGACCTCAGCGGTGCGCGGGGTAGGATTACCGCGAACGGGATTCAACCGGATGCCCTTGACCACCACGGCCCCAAGTTGATTGAGATCAAAAAGTTGCGCGTACTCCACACCGTAGCCAAACGTGCCGGAGGCCACCGTCACCGGATTCTGCATCGTTAGCGTGCCGATCTTGACTGATAAGTTCACTTGGGCACCTCCCATAAAATGTTGCGCGAATCAAACACAGGGCCCTCGGTGCAGGTGCGCTGGTATTCCCACCCGTCGCCGGATTTGACCGGGATCACGCACGCCAGGCACACTCCCACACCGCAACACATGTGTTCATCCATGGACAGTTCCGCCGGCAGGTTGAATTCCGCCGCGAGCTTACCCACCGCCTTCAGCATGGGGGTCGGCCCGCACGCGAACAACTTGCGCCCGGCCACGCCGCGCCGCAATTCGGCCAGCAGCGGTTGCGTTACCATCCCCTTCTCGCCGTGACTGCCATCCTCCGTGGTCGCCCGCACCTCCCAGCCGAGCGCGCGAAATTCCGGTTCGCACAGGATATCCACCCGGCGGCGGCCACCCACAAAGACGATGCCTTTTTGTGGGGATCGTTGCGCCAGCAAAAACATCGCCGCCATGCCATACCCGCCCGCTACCAAAATCGGCGTTTCCGCGCCGGGTGAGGGAACTGTGAACCCATGGCCCAGCGGGCCGATTACACTTACTTCCTCGCCCGCCCGCATACGGGAAAGGACGTCGGTGCCTTTACCCACGGTTTTGTAGAGCACCGAAAGGGTGTCGCCCGTGGCTTGGAAAATACTGAAGGGCCGCCGCAACAGCGCCTCCTTCATCGGCAGTATGCGGAGATGCACGAATTGCCCGGGTTGGACCAGGGGAGCAATTTGCGGTGCGCGGATGACCAACCGGAAATAGTGGTCGGTATCGCGCTCGTTGGAGACGATCTGGACAGTTTGTTCAAGCATCGTTGCGCTAAAGAATGCGCAGGGCCCCGGCCACTGTCAATCCTGAGAAAGGCGGGCGTCCTTCAAAAATTTTGGTTTTTTCCGCGCCGGAATGTGCTTATCTTGTGCGGTATGACGCTGTTGGAACAGATGACCGAATTGGGTAAGCGCGCCAAAGCCGCCTC encodes the following:
- a CDS encoding dihydroorotate dehydrogenase, whose amino-acid sequence is MGGAQVNLSVKIGTLTMQNPVTVASGTFGYGVEYAQLFDLNQLGAVVVKGIRLNPVRGNPTPRTAEVTSGMLNAIGLQGPGVEGFIKKYWPFLKTLKVPTIINIWGTTVEEYAAVARRFDSLGGVGALELNVSCPNIKEGGAQFGTDAKLLSQVVTACRQVTTLPLITKLSPNVPNIATLAKAAEDAGSDALAVTNSFPAMAIDIETRKPKLANITGGLTGPCIKPIAIKLVWEVSKAVKIPIIGMGGIQSAADAIEFLMAGATAVAVGTANFYEPQTPLNVIAGIREFMQRKELQDVSEITGSVKVIK
- a CDS encoding HEPN domain-containing protein gives rise to the protein MQTDPKNPQHWFDLAEKDLGRAYRRYAEPDFVDCLFHLQQCAEKTMKGRLVAAGWVLQKTHDLGALSTALLTYGIDCAWFEETADVLATEYIADRYPGFDDQPPDATELGEFIQHTSRLFSELTGRKYTGPELPS
- a CDS encoding ThuA domain-containing protein; translation: MKNTCLWLRKRLKLALLYVLFSTNLLAAENVRVLLVVGGHGFEAQPFYQVFKDDPKLTFTVAAHTNATNKAHDLLRPEAARDYDVIVCYDMWQKISEEAKADLINLLKQGKGLVVMHHALASYQDWPEFARIVGGKYVLKKAGGPPTAQLSTYKHDVDFLVHVADPGHPITQGVADFKTHDETYGNFEVAAEVHPLLTTEEPTSSKTIAWCKQYEAARVVYLQLGHDHVAYANPSYRKLVSQAIQWAAKKN
- a CDS encoding deoxyribodipyrimidine photo-lyase, whose amino-acid sequence is MGGQKELTPAVPKPAIVWFRQDLRLTDNPALQAAVQQGGPVIPVYIWASEEAAAWSPGSASKWWLHQSLGHLGQALAALGSRLIVRRGASLECLQSLIRQTGAAAVFWNRCYEPAMLARDRHIATALAGQGVKADGYPGALLFEPETLRNKSGKPFQVFTPFWRTCLALGEPPEPLPAPRQLTAPSHWPDSLSLSALALEPKNNWPSGLRAAWQPGSANAEKAVQRFLNRALAAYSEQRNRPDCEGTSRLSPYLHFGEISPRQLWHGLRRHALSNGLPEKSWRTSQFLAEVGWREFAHHLLFHFPHTPTEPLRPQFKHFPWRENGEWLAAWQRGCTGYPLVDAGMRELWQTGWMHNRVRMVVASFLVKDLLLDWQAGARWFWDTLVDADLANNTLGWQWTAGCGADAAPYFRIFNPASQGEKFDPHGDYIRKYVPELARLPDAWIHRPWEAPPELLARAAIDLGKDYPRPIVSHTIAREVALEAYQKIR
- a CDS encoding dihydroorotate dehydrogenase electron transfer subunit: MLEQTVQIVSNERDTDHYFRLVIRAPQIAPLVQPGQFVHLRILPMKEALLRRPFSIFQATGDTLSVLYKTVGKGTDVLSRMRAGEEVSVIGPLGHGFTVPSPGAETPILVAGGYGMAAMFLLAQRSPQKGIVFVGGRRRVDILCEPEFRALGWEVRATTEDGSHGEKGMVTQPLLAELRRGVAGRKLFACGPTPMLKAVGKLAAEFNLPAELSMDEHMCCGVGVCLACVIPVKSGDGWEYQRTCTEGPVFDSRNILWEVPK